In the genome of Candidatus Neomarinimicrobiota bacterium, one region contains:
- a CDS encoding acyl-CoA thioesterase yields the protein MIQYDHSVRVYYRDVDKMNIVYYSRYFEMFEEARTELLRSIGLDVTALENSGTTLPVVEAHADYKKGAGFEDELIVRTMIPELPKGKLRIEYKVLKGEELLVSGFTQHAFTNSDGNPMRAPEMILEVLLSVAESFKHSQCS from the coding sequence TTGATTCAGTACGACCATTCCGTCCGCGTGTATTATCGGGACGTGGACAAAATGAATATTGTGTATTATTCCCGGTATTTTGAAATGTTTGAAGAAGCGAGGACGGAATTGCTTCGATCCATTGGATTGGACGTTACCGCACTCGAAAATTCCGGAACGACGCTACCGGTAGTGGAAGCACATGCGGATTATAAAAAAGGCGCCGGGTTTGAAGATGAACTTATCGTGCGCACTATGATTCCTGAGCTGCCGAAAGGAAAACTCAGGATAGAGTACAAAGTGCTGAAAGGGGAGGAATTGCTGGTATCAGGATTTACGCAACACGCATTTACAAATAGCGATGGAAACCCAATGCGGGCGCCGGAGATGATTCTGGAAGTTTTGTTAAGCGTTGCGGAATCGTTTAAGCACTCTCAATGCTCGTAG
- a CDS encoding acetyl-CoA carboxylase carboxyltransferase subunit alpha, with the protein MAHYLLEFEKPLIDLEERILALETSVGEDGADSEKIRELKSERDEKLKDIYSHLSRWQRVQLARHPKRPYTLDYIKEWSPDFIELHGDRHFADDTSVVCGLGSLGDVPVFYIGQQKGRNTKENLYRNFGMMRPEGYRKTLRIMELAEKFNRPVVTLVDTPGAYPGIGAEERGQGEAIAKNLLKMAALKTPILTIVIGEGASGGALGIGVCDKMLMLENTWYSVISPEGCASILWRDSAKASEAADAMKVTPQDLIEMGICDRVVPEPVGGAHRNPKETADILKSIILEELTILSKVDKNSFLENRIARYEKMGVFQENN; encoded by the coding sequence ATGGCACATTATCTTTTAGAATTTGAAAAACCACTGATAGACCTTGAGGAGAGGATTTTAGCATTGGAAACTTCGGTTGGGGAAGATGGTGCCGATTCTGAAAAAATCCGTGAATTAAAATCCGAACGAGACGAAAAATTAAAGGATATTTATTCTCATTTGAGCCGATGGCAGCGGGTACAGTTAGCCCGTCATCCAAAACGACCATATACCTTGGATTATATCAAAGAATGGTCGCCGGATTTTATTGAACTTCACGGCGATCGGCATTTTGCGGATGATACATCTGTTGTCTGCGGATTGGGAAGCCTTGGCGATGTGCCTGTTTTTTATATCGGACAGCAAAAGGGAAGAAACACCAAAGAAAATCTATACCGGAATTTTGGTATGATGCGGCCGGAAGGCTATCGAAAAACACTGCGGATAATGGAACTTGCCGAAAAATTTAATCGTCCTGTTGTTACCCTCGTGGATACGCCGGGCGCGTACCCGGGAATCGGCGCCGAAGAACGCGGGCAGGGAGAAGCCATTGCGAAAAATCTTCTGAAAATGGCAGCGCTGAAAACACCGATTTTGACTATCGTCATAGGTGAAGGCGCCAGTGGTGGCGCTCTTGGAATCGGCGTGTGTGATAAAATGCTGATGCTTGAAAATACGTGGTATTCCGTGATCAGCCCGGAAGGATGCGCTTCCATTCTCTGGCGCGATTCTGCAAAGGCGAGCGAAGCGGCAGACGCCATGAAAGTAACACCTCAGGATTTGATTGAAATGGGAATTTGCGACCGAGTCGTTCCCGAACCTGTCGGCGGCGCGCACCGAAACCCGAAGGAAACTGCGGACATCTTAAAATCTATCATTCTTGAAGAATTAACAATTCTTTCAAAAGTGGACAAAAATTCCTTTTTGGAAAACAGGATTGCCCGTTACGAAAAAATGGGCGTTTTTCAGGAAAACAATTGA